A portion of the Canis lupus baileyi chromosome 6, mCanLup2.hap1, whole genome shotgun sequence genome contains these proteins:
- the ADAM15 gene encoding disintegrin and metalloproteinase domain-containing protein 15 isoform X16: MRLALLWALGLLGAGSPLTSRPLADIGGTEDEHARPERALGGPSEPQILRDHPMLSLAEMLQTNLPEAFRIKLELDGDSHILELLQNRDQVPGRPWLMRYQPDGIRVVSEGHTLENCCYQGRVQGHASSWVSVCTCSGLRGLVILSPERSYMLDLGPGDLQAPPNISRIQDLFLPGHTCALSRHASGPTQAPLEQPPGQHHSCTRRRRDVVAETKIIELVIVADHSETQRYPDSQQLLNRMLKVTFLLDTFFRPLNVRVVLVGLEAWTQHDLVEISQDPGLTLDNFLHWRRVDLLPRLPHDSAQLVTATSFSGPTVGMAVQNSICSPDFSGGVNMDHSTSVLGVASSIAHELGHSLGLDHDLPGNSCPCPGPAPAKSCIMEASTDFLPGLNFSNCSRQALEKALLDGMGSCLFERLPSLPSMATVCGNMFVEPGEQCDCGFPDDCTDPCCDYFTCQLRPGAQCASNGLCCQNCQLRPAGWQCRPARGDCDLPEFCPGDSSHCPPDVSLGDGEPCAGGQAVCVQGRCASYAQQCQALWGPGAQPTAPLCLIAANTRGDAFGSCGRSPNGSYMSCAPKDAMCGQLQCQGGQAQPLLGSARDLHWEVLEANGTQPRLNCSWVHLDLGDDVAQPLLALPGTACGPDLVCIDHQCQPVDVLRAQECRSKCHGHGVCDSKGHCHCEEGWAPPDCTSHVRATSSLTTGLPLSLLLVVVLVLLGASYWHRARLRQRLCQLKGPSCQYRAAQSGPSECPGPPQRVLLMPGAKQAGILGFPAPPSRPLPPDPVPKRLQGPAKPPPPRKPLPANPQGRGPSGDLPGPGAGIPPLVVPSRPAPPPPAASSSLYL; the protein is encoded by the exons ATGCGGCTGGCGCTGCTCtgggccctggggctcctgggcgCGGGCAGCCCTCTGACCTCACGGCCCCTCGCAGATATCG GTGGCACTGAGGACGAGCATGCAAGGCCAGAGAGGGCCCTGGGTGGACCCTCGGAGCCCCAGATCCTTCGGGACCACCCCATGCTCAGCCTAGCAGAGATGCTTCAG ACCAATCTTCCTGAGGCCTTTCGGATCAAATTAGAATTGGATGGTGACAGTCATATTCTGGAGCTGCTACAGAACAG GGACCAAGTCCCAGGCCGCCCATGGCTGATGCGGTACCAGCCTGATGGCATCCGTGTGGTCAGTGAGGGACACACTCTG GAGAACTGCTGCTACCAGGGAAGGGTGCAGGGCCACGCGAGCTCCTGGGTCTCTGTCTGCACCTGCTCGGGGCTCAG GGGTTTGGTGATCCTGTCCCCAGAGAGAAGTTATATGTTAGACCTTGGGCCTGGGGACCTGCAGGCCCCCCCAAACATCTCCCGGATCCAGGACCTCTTCCTGCCAGGCCACACCTGTGCCCTGAGCCGGCATGCATCTGggcccactcaggctcccctggaGCAGCCCCCGGGACAGCACCACAGCTGCACTCGG CGGCGGCGGGACGTGGTGGCAGAGACCAAGATTATTGAGCTGGTGATAGTGGCCGATCACTCTGAG ACGCAGAGGTACCCGGACTCCCAGCAGCTGCTGAACCGCATGCTGAAAGTGACCTTCCTCTTGGACACA TTCTTCCGGCCCCTGAATGTCCGGGTGGTGTTAGTGGGCCTGGAGGCCTGGACCCAGCACGACCTGGTGGAGATAAGCCAGGACCCAGGCCTCACACTGGACAATTTCCTCCACTGGCGCCGGGTGGACTTGCTGCCTCGACTGCCCCATGACAGTGCCCAGCTGGTGAC TGCTACTTCATTCTCTGGGCCCACAGTGGGCATGGCCGTTCAGAACTCCATCTGTTCTCCTGACTTCTCAGGAGGGGTGAATATG GACCACTCCACCAGTGTCCTGGGAGTTGCATCCTCAATAGCTCACGAGTTGGGCCACAGCCTGGGCCTGGACCACGACTTGCCCGGGAACAGCTGCCCTTGCCCTGGGCCGGCCCCTGCCAAGAGCTGCATCATGGAAGCTTCCACAGA CTTCCTGCCGGGCCTGAACTTCAGCAACTGCAGCCGGCAGGCCCTGGAGAAAGCCCTCCTGGATGGGATGGGCAGCTGCCTCTTTGAACGGCTTCCCAGCCTGCCCTCTATGGCCACTGTGTGCGGGAATATGTTTGTGGAGCCTGGAGAACAGTGTGATTGTGGCTTCCCGGAC GACTGCACTGACCCCTGCTGTGACTACTTCACCTGCCAGCTGAGGCCAGGGGCACAGTGTGCATCTAATGGGCTCTGCTGTCAAAACTGCCAG CTGCGCCCGGCTGGCTGGCAGTGCCGTCCTGCCCGAGGGGACTGCGACTTACCCGAGTTCTGTCCAGGAGACAGCTCCCATTGCCCTCCTGATGTCAGCCTGGGTGACGGCGAGCCATGTGCAGGGGGACAGGCTGTGTGTGTACAAGGGCGCTGTGCTTCCTACGCCCAGCAGTGCCAGGCTCTCTGGGGACCAGGAGCCCAGCCCACTGCACCACTTTGCCTCATTGCTGCCAATACTCGAGGGGATGCATTTGGGAGCTGTGGGCGCAGCCCTAACGGCAGCTACATGTCCTGTGCCCCTAA AGATGCCATGTGTGGACAGCTCCAGTGCCAGGGGGGTCAGGCCCAGCCTCTGCTGGGCTCAGCCCGGGATCTGCACTGGGAGGTGCTAGAAGCCAACGGGACCCAGCCAAGGCTGAACTGCAGCTGGGTCCACCTGGACCTGGGTGACGATGtggcccagcccctcctggcGCTGCCCGGCACAGCCTGTGGTCCTGACCTG GTATGCATTGACCATCAGTGCCAGCCTGTGGACGTCCTGCGTGCCCAGGAATGTCGAAGCAAATGTCACGGGCACGGG GTCTGTGACAGCAAAGGACATTGCCACTGTGAGGAGGGCTGGGCGCCCCCTGACTGCACCAGCCATGTCAGAG CAACCAGCTCCCTGACCACAGGGCTGCCCCTCAGCCTCCTGTTGGTGGTAGTCCTGGTACTGCTTGGTGCCAGCTACTGGCACCGTGCTCGCCTGCGTCAACGACTCTGTCAACTCAAAGGGCCCAGCTGCCAATACAG AGCGGCCCAGTCCGGTCCCTCAGAATGCCCAGGACCCCCACAGAGGGTCCTGCTGATGCCAGGGGCCAAG CAGGCTGGTATTCTTGGCTTCCCAGCACCCCCCTCCAGACCGCTGCCTCCTGACCCTGTGCCCAAGAGACTCCAG GGGCCTGCCAAGCCCCCTCCCCCGAGGAAGCCACTGCCTGCCAACCCCCAGGGCCGGGGCCCTTCGGGTGACCTGCCTGGCCCAGGAGCTGGAATCCCGCCTCTAGTGGTACCGTCCAG GCCTGCGCCGCCGCCCCCAGCAGCGTCCTCCTCGCTCTACCTCTGA
- the ADAM15 gene encoding disintegrin and metalloproteinase domain-containing protein 15 isoform X2 → MRLALLWALGLLGAGSPLTSRPLADIVPACNAGVLQAEKGGPVATSCAQCCFGCHLSQHPLGGPGGPAGGTEDEHARPERALGGPSEPQILRDHPMLSLAEMLQTNLPEAFRIKLELDGDSHILELLQNRDQVPGRPWLMRYQPDGIRVVSEGHTLENCCYQGRVQGHASSWVSVCTCSGLRGLVILSPERSYMLDLGPGDLQAPPNISRIQDLFLPGHTCALSRHASGPTQAPLEQPPGQHHSCTRRRRDVVAETKIIELVIVADHSETQRYPDSQQLLNRMLKVTFLLDTFFRPLNVRVVLVGLEAWTQHDLVEISQDPGLTLDNFLHWRRVDLLPRLPHDSAQLVTATSFSGPTVGMAVQNSICSPDFSGGVNMDHSTSVLGVASSIAHELGHSLGLDHDLPGNSCPCPGPAPAKSCIMEASTDFLPGLNFSNCSRQALEKALLDGMGSCLFERLPSLPSMATVCGNMFVEPGEQCDCGFPDDCTDPCCDYFTCQLRPGAQCASNGLCCQNCQLRPAGWQCRPARGDCDLPEFCPGDSSHCPPDVSLGDGEPCAGGQAVCVQGRCASYAQQCQALWGPGAQPTAPLCLIAANTRGDAFGSCGRSPNGSYMSCAPKDAMCGQLQCQGGQAQPLLGSARDLHWEVLEANGTQPRLNCSWVHLDLGDDVAQPLLALPGTACGPDLVCIDHQCQPVDVLRAQECRSKCHGHGVCDSKGHCHCEEGWAPPDCTSHVRATSSLTTGLPLSLLLVVVLVLLGASYWHRARLRQRLCQLKGPSCQYRAAQSGPSECPGPPQRVLLMPGAKAGILGFPAPPSRPLPPDPVPKRLQAELADRPNPPTRPLPADPMVRHPKVCVETKVTSGADPTSWGPPATGVGNMTSPPKPASCFLSHPQGPAKPPPPRKPLPANPQGRGPSGDLPGPGAGIPPLVVPSRPAPPPPAASSSLYL, encoded by the exons ATGCGGCTGGCGCTGCTCtgggccctggggctcctgggcgCGGGCAGCCCTCTGACCTCACGGCCCCTCGCAGATATCG TCCCAGCATGCAATGCAGGAGTCCTTCAAGCAGAGAAGGGGGGGCCTGTGGCCACCAGCTGTGCCCAATGCTGCTTCGGCTGCCACCTCTCTCAGCACCCTCTCGGGGGTCCTGGGGGCCCTGCAGGTGGCACTGAGGACGAGCATGCAAGGCCAGAGAGGGCCCTGGGTGGACCCTCGGAGCCCCAGATCCTTCGGGACCACCCCATGCTCAGCCTAGCAGAGATGCTTCAG ACCAATCTTCCTGAGGCCTTTCGGATCAAATTAGAATTGGATGGTGACAGTCATATTCTGGAGCTGCTACAGAACAG GGACCAAGTCCCAGGCCGCCCATGGCTGATGCGGTACCAGCCTGATGGCATCCGTGTGGTCAGTGAGGGACACACTCTG GAGAACTGCTGCTACCAGGGAAGGGTGCAGGGCCACGCGAGCTCCTGGGTCTCTGTCTGCACCTGCTCGGGGCTCAG GGGTTTGGTGATCCTGTCCCCAGAGAGAAGTTATATGTTAGACCTTGGGCCTGGGGACCTGCAGGCCCCCCCAAACATCTCCCGGATCCAGGACCTCTTCCTGCCAGGCCACACCTGTGCCCTGAGCCGGCATGCATCTGggcccactcaggctcccctggaGCAGCCCCCGGGACAGCACCACAGCTGCACTCGG CGGCGGCGGGACGTGGTGGCAGAGACCAAGATTATTGAGCTGGTGATAGTGGCCGATCACTCTGAG ACGCAGAGGTACCCGGACTCCCAGCAGCTGCTGAACCGCATGCTGAAAGTGACCTTCCTCTTGGACACA TTCTTCCGGCCCCTGAATGTCCGGGTGGTGTTAGTGGGCCTGGAGGCCTGGACCCAGCACGACCTGGTGGAGATAAGCCAGGACCCAGGCCTCACACTGGACAATTTCCTCCACTGGCGCCGGGTGGACTTGCTGCCTCGACTGCCCCATGACAGTGCCCAGCTGGTGAC TGCTACTTCATTCTCTGGGCCCACAGTGGGCATGGCCGTTCAGAACTCCATCTGTTCTCCTGACTTCTCAGGAGGGGTGAATATG GACCACTCCACCAGTGTCCTGGGAGTTGCATCCTCAATAGCTCACGAGTTGGGCCACAGCCTGGGCCTGGACCACGACTTGCCCGGGAACAGCTGCCCTTGCCCTGGGCCGGCCCCTGCCAAGAGCTGCATCATGGAAGCTTCCACAGA CTTCCTGCCGGGCCTGAACTTCAGCAACTGCAGCCGGCAGGCCCTGGAGAAAGCCCTCCTGGATGGGATGGGCAGCTGCCTCTTTGAACGGCTTCCCAGCCTGCCCTCTATGGCCACTGTGTGCGGGAATATGTTTGTGGAGCCTGGAGAACAGTGTGATTGTGGCTTCCCGGAC GACTGCACTGACCCCTGCTGTGACTACTTCACCTGCCAGCTGAGGCCAGGGGCACAGTGTGCATCTAATGGGCTCTGCTGTCAAAACTGCCAG CTGCGCCCGGCTGGCTGGCAGTGCCGTCCTGCCCGAGGGGACTGCGACTTACCCGAGTTCTGTCCAGGAGACAGCTCCCATTGCCCTCCTGATGTCAGCCTGGGTGACGGCGAGCCATGTGCAGGGGGACAGGCTGTGTGTGTACAAGGGCGCTGTGCTTCCTACGCCCAGCAGTGCCAGGCTCTCTGGGGACCAGGAGCCCAGCCCACTGCACCACTTTGCCTCATTGCTGCCAATACTCGAGGGGATGCATTTGGGAGCTGTGGGCGCAGCCCTAACGGCAGCTACATGTCCTGTGCCCCTAA AGATGCCATGTGTGGACAGCTCCAGTGCCAGGGGGGTCAGGCCCAGCCTCTGCTGGGCTCAGCCCGGGATCTGCACTGGGAGGTGCTAGAAGCCAACGGGACCCAGCCAAGGCTGAACTGCAGCTGGGTCCACCTGGACCTGGGTGACGATGtggcccagcccctcctggcGCTGCCCGGCACAGCCTGTGGTCCTGACCTG GTATGCATTGACCATCAGTGCCAGCCTGTGGACGTCCTGCGTGCCCAGGAATGTCGAAGCAAATGTCACGGGCACGGG GTCTGTGACAGCAAAGGACATTGCCACTGTGAGGAGGGCTGGGCGCCCCCTGACTGCACCAGCCATGTCAGAG CAACCAGCTCCCTGACCACAGGGCTGCCCCTCAGCCTCCTGTTGGTGGTAGTCCTGGTACTGCTTGGTGCCAGCTACTGGCACCGTGCTCGCCTGCGTCAACGACTCTGTCAACTCAAAGGGCCCAGCTGCCAATACAG AGCGGCCCAGTCCGGTCCCTCAGAATGCCCAGGACCCCCACAGAGGGTCCTGCTGATGCCAGGGGCCAAG GCTGGTATTCTTGGCTTCCCAGCACCCCCCTCCAGACCGCTGCCTCCTGACCCTGTGCCCAAGAGACTCCAG GCTGAGCTGGCTGACCGGCCCAATCCCCCCACCCGCCCTCTGCCCGCTGACCCGATGGTGAGGCACCCGAAG GTTTGTGTGGAAACAAAGGTGACCTCTGGAGCCGACCCCACAAGCTGGGGTCCCCCAGCAACAGGAGTGGGCAATATGACATCTCCTCCCAAGCCagcctcctgctttctctctcaccctcagGGGCCTGCCAAGCCCCCTCCCCCGAGGAAGCCACTGCCTGCCAACCCCCAGGGCCGGGGCCCTTCGGGTGACCTGCCTGGCCCAGGAGCTGGAATCCCGCCTCTAGTGGTACCGTCCAG GCCTGCGCCGCCGCCCCCAGCAGCGTCCTCCTCGCTCTACCTCTGA
- the ADAM15 gene encoding disintegrin and metalloproteinase domain-containing protein 15 isoform X4, producing the protein MRLALLWALGLLGAGSPLTSRPLADIVPACNAGVLQAEKGGPVATSCAQCCFGCHLSQHPLGGPGGPAGGTEDEHARPERALGGPSEPQILRDHPMLSLAEMLQTNLPEAFRIKLELDGDSHILELLQNRDQVPGRPWLMRYQPDGIRVVSEGHTLENCCYQGRVQGHASSWVSVCTCSGLRGLVILSPERSYMLDLGPGDLQAPPNISRIQDLFLPGHTCALSRHASGPTQAPLEQPPGQHHSCTRRRRDVVAETKIIELVIVADHSETQRYPDSQQLLNRMLKVTFLLDTFFRPLNVRVVLVGLEAWTQHDLVEISQDPGLTLDNFLHWRRVDLLPRLPHDSAQLVTATSFSGPTVGMAVQNSICSPDFSGGVNMDHSTSVLGVASSIAHELGHSLGLDHDLPGNSCPCPGPAPAKSCIMEASTDFLPGLNFSNCSRQALEKALLDGMGSCLFERLPSLPSMATVCGNMFVEPGEQCDCGFPDDCTDPCCDYFTCQLRPGAQCASNGLCCQNCQLRPAGWQCRPARGDCDLPEFCPGDSSHCPPDVSLGDGEPCAGGQAVCVQGRCASYAQQCQALWGPGAQPTAPLCLIAANTRGDAFGSCGRSPNGSYMSCAPKDAMCGQLQCQGGQAQPLLGSARDLHWEVLEANGTQPRLNCSWVHLDLGDDVAQPLLALPGTACGPDLVCIDHQCQPVDVLRAQECRSKCHGHGVCDSKGHCHCEEGWAPPDCTSHVRATSSLTTGLPLSLLLVVVLVLLGASYWHRARLRQRLCQLKGPSCQYRAAQSGPSECPGPPQRVLLMPGAKAELADRPNPPTRPLPADPMVRHPKVCVETKVTSGADPTSWGPPATGVGNMTSPPKPASCFLSHPQGPAKPPPPRKPLPANPQGRGPSGDLPGPGAGIPPLVVPSRPAPPPPAASSSLYL; encoded by the exons ATGCGGCTGGCGCTGCTCtgggccctggggctcctgggcgCGGGCAGCCCTCTGACCTCACGGCCCCTCGCAGATATCG TCCCAGCATGCAATGCAGGAGTCCTTCAAGCAGAGAAGGGGGGGCCTGTGGCCACCAGCTGTGCCCAATGCTGCTTCGGCTGCCACCTCTCTCAGCACCCTCTCGGGGGTCCTGGGGGCCCTGCAGGTGGCACTGAGGACGAGCATGCAAGGCCAGAGAGGGCCCTGGGTGGACCCTCGGAGCCCCAGATCCTTCGGGACCACCCCATGCTCAGCCTAGCAGAGATGCTTCAG ACCAATCTTCCTGAGGCCTTTCGGATCAAATTAGAATTGGATGGTGACAGTCATATTCTGGAGCTGCTACAGAACAG GGACCAAGTCCCAGGCCGCCCATGGCTGATGCGGTACCAGCCTGATGGCATCCGTGTGGTCAGTGAGGGACACACTCTG GAGAACTGCTGCTACCAGGGAAGGGTGCAGGGCCACGCGAGCTCCTGGGTCTCTGTCTGCACCTGCTCGGGGCTCAG GGGTTTGGTGATCCTGTCCCCAGAGAGAAGTTATATGTTAGACCTTGGGCCTGGGGACCTGCAGGCCCCCCCAAACATCTCCCGGATCCAGGACCTCTTCCTGCCAGGCCACACCTGTGCCCTGAGCCGGCATGCATCTGggcccactcaggctcccctggaGCAGCCCCCGGGACAGCACCACAGCTGCACTCGG CGGCGGCGGGACGTGGTGGCAGAGACCAAGATTATTGAGCTGGTGATAGTGGCCGATCACTCTGAG ACGCAGAGGTACCCGGACTCCCAGCAGCTGCTGAACCGCATGCTGAAAGTGACCTTCCTCTTGGACACA TTCTTCCGGCCCCTGAATGTCCGGGTGGTGTTAGTGGGCCTGGAGGCCTGGACCCAGCACGACCTGGTGGAGATAAGCCAGGACCCAGGCCTCACACTGGACAATTTCCTCCACTGGCGCCGGGTGGACTTGCTGCCTCGACTGCCCCATGACAGTGCCCAGCTGGTGAC TGCTACTTCATTCTCTGGGCCCACAGTGGGCATGGCCGTTCAGAACTCCATCTGTTCTCCTGACTTCTCAGGAGGGGTGAATATG GACCACTCCACCAGTGTCCTGGGAGTTGCATCCTCAATAGCTCACGAGTTGGGCCACAGCCTGGGCCTGGACCACGACTTGCCCGGGAACAGCTGCCCTTGCCCTGGGCCGGCCCCTGCCAAGAGCTGCATCATGGAAGCTTCCACAGA CTTCCTGCCGGGCCTGAACTTCAGCAACTGCAGCCGGCAGGCCCTGGAGAAAGCCCTCCTGGATGGGATGGGCAGCTGCCTCTTTGAACGGCTTCCCAGCCTGCCCTCTATGGCCACTGTGTGCGGGAATATGTTTGTGGAGCCTGGAGAACAGTGTGATTGTGGCTTCCCGGAC GACTGCACTGACCCCTGCTGTGACTACTTCACCTGCCAGCTGAGGCCAGGGGCACAGTGTGCATCTAATGGGCTCTGCTGTCAAAACTGCCAG CTGCGCCCGGCTGGCTGGCAGTGCCGTCCTGCCCGAGGGGACTGCGACTTACCCGAGTTCTGTCCAGGAGACAGCTCCCATTGCCCTCCTGATGTCAGCCTGGGTGACGGCGAGCCATGTGCAGGGGGACAGGCTGTGTGTGTACAAGGGCGCTGTGCTTCCTACGCCCAGCAGTGCCAGGCTCTCTGGGGACCAGGAGCCCAGCCCACTGCACCACTTTGCCTCATTGCTGCCAATACTCGAGGGGATGCATTTGGGAGCTGTGGGCGCAGCCCTAACGGCAGCTACATGTCCTGTGCCCCTAA AGATGCCATGTGTGGACAGCTCCAGTGCCAGGGGGGTCAGGCCCAGCCTCTGCTGGGCTCAGCCCGGGATCTGCACTGGGAGGTGCTAGAAGCCAACGGGACCCAGCCAAGGCTGAACTGCAGCTGGGTCCACCTGGACCTGGGTGACGATGtggcccagcccctcctggcGCTGCCCGGCACAGCCTGTGGTCCTGACCTG GTATGCATTGACCATCAGTGCCAGCCTGTGGACGTCCTGCGTGCCCAGGAATGTCGAAGCAAATGTCACGGGCACGGG GTCTGTGACAGCAAAGGACATTGCCACTGTGAGGAGGGCTGGGCGCCCCCTGACTGCACCAGCCATGTCAGAG CAACCAGCTCCCTGACCACAGGGCTGCCCCTCAGCCTCCTGTTGGTGGTAGTCCTGGTACTGCTTGGTGCCAGCTACTGGCACCGTGCTCGCCTGCGTCAACGACTCTGTCAACTCAAAGGGCCCAGCTGCCAATACAG AGCGGCCCAGTCCGGTCCCTCAGAATGCCCAGGACCCCCACAGAGGGTCCTGCTGATGCCAGGGGCCAAG GCTGAGCTGGCTGACCGGCCCAATCCCCCCACCCGCCCTCTGCCCGCTGACCCGATGGTGAGGCACCCGAAG GTTTGTGTGGAAACAAAGGTGACCTCTGGAGCCGACCCCACAAGCTGGGGTCCCCCAGCAACAGGAGTGGGCAATATGACATCTCCTCCCAAGCCagcctcctgctttctctctcaccctcagGGGCCTGCCAAGCCCCCTCCCCCGAGGAAGCCACTGCCTGCCAACCCCCAGGGCCGGGGCCCTTCGGGTGACCTGCCTGGCCCAGGAGCTGGAATCCCGCCTCTAGTGGTACCGTCCAG GCCTGCGCCGCCGCCCCCAGCAGCGTCCTCCTCGCTCTACCTCTGA